Proteins encoded in a region of the Zea mays cultivar B73 chromosome 2, Zm-B73-REFERENCE-NAM-5.0, whole genome shotgun sequence genome:
- the LOC100283084 gene encoding maltose excess protein 1-like, whose translation MSSPSVASLRLPMLPASPPLSRRAIAGVTPSAAAPRALLLQPLAPKALAAYHQPALLLHQRRRHGPPPVAAVTASKPVLKDPKKYQEWDSMTAKFAGAANIPFLLLQLPQIVLNTRNLLAGNKTALFAVPWLGMLTGLLGNLSLLSYFAKKKETEAVIVQTLGVISTYAVLVQLAMAESMPVPQFVATSVVVAAGLILNFLNYFGWIPGTLLLLWEDFITVGGLAVLPQVMWSTFVPFIPNSVLPGIISGSLAVAAVAMARMGKLSNAGVKFVGSLSGWTATLLFMWMPVAQMWTNYLNPSNIKGLSAFSMLLAMLGNGLMIPRAVFIRDLMWFTGSAWASVLQGWGNLACMYCFNSISGEVFFATSAGLLLWLGFTLWRDAIAYGNSSPFSSLKELFFGK comes from the exons ATGTCGTCGCCGTCGGTAGCCAGCCTCCGTCTCCCGATGCTCCCAGCGTCGCCGCCCCTCTCCCGCCGCGCTATCGCCGGAGTTACCCCGAGCGCGGCCGCACCCCGCGCTCTTCTCCTACAACCCCTCGCGCCCAAGGCGCTCGCGGCGTACCACCAGCCTGCGCTCCTCCTCCACCAGCGACGCCGGCATGGACCGCCCCCCGTCGCCGCTGTCACTGCCTCCAAGCCGGTTCTCAAG GACCCGAAGAAGTACCAGGAGTGGGACTCCATGACGGCCAAGTTCGCTGGCGCCGCCAACATCCCCTTCCTACTGCTCCAGCTCCCGCAGATCGTCCTCAACACCCGCAACCTCCTCGCCGGCAACAAGACCGCGCTCTTCGCCGTGCCGTGGCTT GGAATGCTCACTGGGCTGCTGGGCAACCTCTCGCTCCTCTCCTATTTCGCCAAGAAGAAGGAAACGGAGGCTGTCATCGTGCAGACTCTTGGCGTCATCTCCACCTATGCGGTCCTCGTGCAGCTCGCAATGGCGGAGTCCATGCCGGTGCCGCAGTTCGTGGCCACTTCGGTTGTTGTGGCCGCAGGGCTCATCCTAAACTTCCTCAACTACTTTGGCTGGATCCCTGGAACCCTCTTGCTGCTGTGGGAGGATTTCATTACAGTCGGCGGCCTTGCCGTGCTCCCTCAG GTCATGTGGTCAACTTTTGTTCCCTTCATCCCCAATAGCGTACTGCCTGGCATAATCTCTGGTTCTTTAGCTGTTGCAGCTGTTGCGATG GCAAGGATGGGCAAGCTTTCCAATGCAGGGGTTAAATTTGTTGGGTCATTGTCTGGTTGGACAGCCACACTTCTCTTCATGTGGATGCCAGTGGCACAGATG TGGACAAATTACCTTAACCCAAGTAACATCAAAGGGCTGTCAGCTTTCAGCATGTTGCTTGCAATGCTTGGAAACGGACTTATGATTCCTCGCGCTGTATTCATCCGTGATTTGATGTG GTTCACTGGTTCTGCATGGGCATCTGTCCTACAGGGTTGGGGTAACCTGGCGTGCATGTACTG CTTTAATAGCATCAGCGGAGAAGTTTTCTTTGCAACATCAGCTGGTCTGCTTCTATGGCTAG GATTTACTCTATGGAGAGATGCCATTGCCTATGGCAACAGCTCGCCCTTCTCTTCCTTGAAGGAGCTGTTTTTTGGGAAGTGA